The region GGCTACACCATCCCACCCCAGGCCGACGCCGGATGGATCGGTGAGGCGGGTCCCGGCCCCTCGTACCTCGATCCCGGCTCGGGCGGTCCGGAGAACGACTTCACCAACCGCAACACCACCTTCATGACCTGGAACCTGCTGCATCTGGCCCGGGCGTTGAAGGACCTGGGTGGCATCCCGGCCTACGGCAACCAGCGCACCGCCTGGGACGCCGGCTGCCGCCGCGACTACGAGAACCCCGAGCACCGCTAGGGATTCACGCGTTCGGTCTCCTGGCGGTGTGCCGGGCACGTCGATGTGAGGGACTCAGCGGTGGTGGCCTCCGAAGACGACCAGACGCAGCAAGGTGAAGCGCACCACCGTCACCAGGGCGAAGCTCGGTACCAGCACCAGGGTCTCGTGTGCGGGTGAGGCGGTGGGCCGGTAGTGGCGGAAGAGCAGGACTGCTCCGGACGTGACCAGGTACGCCAGGACGAACAAGACGCCCGCCGCCAGGTGCGCCTGGACGGCACGGACCGGAGAGCCGCGGAAGGTCAGCCGCCGGTTCGCCTCGGTGTTGAGGACGGTGACGACGCTGAGGGAGGCCAGATTGGCCACGAGAGGAGGCGACCAGTGGCGCAGCACCCAGTACAGCAGGGCCTGACCCGCCGTGGAGGCGATGCCGATCATGGCGAACCAGCCAACCTGCCTGGTCAGGGTGGCGCGGCCGGGTCGGTCGGAGGCGCCGTGCCCTGCGCTGAGGCGTCGCACCTGTCCATCATGAGCCGGGACCCGGGGACCCGGGGGACCACTTGAAGCAGTTCTTCGACCGTTCGGCCGGTGACAGACACCCGCATGCACCTCAGGGCCGGACAGCCGCCCTGGCCTGTGTCAGCTTGTGAGTGTCCTGTTCGTCAGGCACAGGTCGCGGCATGGGATCGCCCCGTCATGGGGGCTGCTCGGCGACTGGAGGAGACGGCCGATGAAAAGTGGTGGACGGCCGTCGGGGCCGGCTCCATCCGATGAGTCGCAACGTCGGGGATCGGACGGAGACCGCACGCGGGCGTGGCGTGAGCGCGTGGAGGCTGCTCTGGCGGCTGCCACCACGCGAACCCGGGCGGCGGCGCGGCGCATCGGCCGGACGCCCCCGCCGCCGGGTCCGTTCCGCCCCGGGTTCTGGCGCAGTCCGATTCGCGGGCCCTGGCTGACCTCGGTGTTCGGCCTGGTGCTGCTGATCGGCATCCCGCTGCTGTTCATCACCGGACTGCTCTCCTACGCCGCCTACAACCCCGGGCTGAGCCCCCTCAACGACGAGACCCCGGACAAGGGCGTACTGGGTTTCTACCTCTTCAGTTGGCCCACGCACCCGTACTGGCTCTACCGACTGCTCCAGGGCGTGCACGTGACGCTGGGTGTGGTCCTGGTGCCGGTGCTGCTGGCCAAGTTGTGGTCGGTGATCCCGAAGCTGTTCGAGTGGCTGCCGGTGCGCTCCGTCGCCCATGGCCTGGAGCGGCTGTCCTTGCTGACGCTGGTCGGCGGGGTCATCTTCGAGTTCGTCACCGGCATCTTCAACATCCAGCTCTACTACGTCTTCCCGGGCTCGTTCTACCGCCTGCACTTCTACGGCGCCTGGGTGTTCATCGCCGCCTTCGTCGTCCACGTGTGCCTCAGACTCGGCCGGATGACCCGGGCCCTGCGCTCTCGCAGCCCGGGCGCCGAACTGCGCACCGACCTCGCCCACACCTTGCCCGAACCACCCGACCCCGACGGCCTGGTGGCAGCCGCTCCCGCCCCGCCGACGATGACGCGCCGCGGCGCGGTGGGCATGGTGGGAGCGGGATCGCTGCTCCTGCTCGCCGTGACCGCCGGCCAGAGCATCGGCGGCCGGCTGCGCGGCACCGCTCTCCTCGCACCGCACAACCGCGATCCGGGCAGCGGCCCCAGCAGCTTCCAGATCAACAAGACGGCGGCGGCCGTCGGCGTCACGCCCGCGCTCGTCGGACCGGATTGGCGACTGGAGATCCACGGACGCGGAGAGCCACTGATCTTCACCCGCGAGCAGCTCCTGGCGATGCCCCGGCATGCCGCCGCACTGCCGATCGCCTGCGTGGAGGGATGGTCAACCGACGACCAGCACTGGAGCGGCCTCCGGCTGGTCGACCTCGCCGCCATGGCCGGCATGTCCGCCGCCGGAAGCGTTCTGGTCGAATCCATCCAACCCCCCGGCCCCTTCACCAGGGTGGTGTTGCGGGGCAATCAGATCCGCGACCCCCGAGCACTGCTCGCCCTCCGCGTCAACGGCGCGGACCTCTCACTCGACCACGGCTACCCGGCCCGCATCATCGTCCCGGCCAACCCCGGCGTGAACAACACCAAGTGGGTCCACCGGCTCACCTTCAGGGCGTGACCATGGCACGATTCGTCCGCTGGTACGGCTCAGGCCCCCTGCACTTTCTCGTCCTCATCGCCTCGTTCGCCCTCACCGGCTACGCCATGGTGCGTCTGTTCGCCGTACAGCCGCTGCAGGTGGCGATCTGGTTCGTCGGTGCCGCCATCCTCCACGACCTGATCCTGCTGCCCCTGTACTCGCTGGCCGACCTGTCGGCCCTCTCCGTACTACGGCATCGCGCTGCCGCCGGACCGACGGTGCCGTGGATCAACTACCTGCGCGTCCCCGCCTTCCTGTCCGGTCTGCTCCTGCTGGTCTGGTTCCCCCTCGTCTTCCGACTTGCGGTCCCCTACCCCGGTGACACCGGGTTGTCCTACGACGTCTACCTCGGTCGATGGCTGGCGATCACCGGCGTGCTCTTCGCCGCCTCCGCAGTGGCCCTCGCGCTCAGGCTTCGCCGCGTCCGGCGGGCCGGCCGCGGCGACGAGAACCGACCCGCCACAGGTCATGGGGCCACACCGTGACGACCGACGAGGACGAGTTGTACGGCGTCGGCGAGGATCCCTACGCGCTGCCCTGCGACCCGGCCGCGGACCGGTGTATCTGCGGCTGGTGGACGGGCGCCGGATCCGAATGCCGGTGCACTGCCGGCACGAGCGGCCCACGGTGGTACGCCGACCGTGTGGGTCAGCAACAGCCGGGCGGTTACGACACCGAGCACACCGCTCACGCAAACGGCCCCGGACGAGACGTCCGAGGCCGAGCAGGACCCCTGACTGGGAGAGAAACCCCAGGTCAGCGACCCAGGGCGGCTTCGCCGCCCGCCGTGGGACGGGTAAATGGGCAGGACGAACGCCCCGTAGCCCTTGATCAACACCGTGCCGCGGGGTGGCAACGCAGGAGGCGAGGTCAGCTACCTGCGGTTATGCCCACGCCGGTTCGTATTTACGCGTCAGAGAGATAGTGAATGATGCCCCGGCAGGATTCGAACCTGCGACACCCGCTGTAGGAGTTTTGCCTGGACAGGGGAAGCCGCCTATGGCTTGGGCACGGGTTGCTCCCCCGAGCCTCGGACGATCAGTCGTGTGGGAACGGTGATGGTGCGGGCGCGGGAGCGGTCGCCGTCGAGTCGTGCCAGCGCCATGGTGGCCGCTGTT is a window of Streptomyces mirabilis DNA encoding:
- a CDS encoding GtrA family protein; this translates as MRRLSAGHGASDRPGRATLTRQVGWFAMIGIASTAGQALLYWVLRHWSPPLVANLASLSVVTVLNTEANRRLTFRGSPVRAVQAHLAAGVLFVLAYLVTSGAVLLFRHYRPTASPAHETLVLVPSFALVTVVRFTLLRLVVFGGHHR
- a CDS encoding molybdopterin-dependent oxidoreductase codes for the protein MEAALAAATTRTRAAARRIGRTPPPPGPFRPGFWRSPIRGPWLTSVFGLVLLIGIPLLFITGLLSYAAYNPGLSPLNDETPDKGVLGFYLFSWPTHPYWLYRLLQGVHVTLGVVLVPVLLAKLWSVIPKLFEWLPVRSVAHGLERLSLLTLVGGVIFEFVTGIFNIQLYYVFPGSFYRLHFYGAWVFIAAFVVHVCLRLGRMTRALRSRSPGAELRTDLAHTLPEPPDPDGLVAAAPAPPTMTRRGAVGMVGAGSLLLLAVTAGQSIGGRLRGTALLAPHNRDPGSGPSSFQINKTAAAVGVTPALVGPDWRLEIHGRGEPLIFTREQLLAMPRHAAALPIACVEGWSTDDQHWSGLRLVDLAAMAGMSAAGSVLVESIQPPGPFTRVVLRGNQIRDPRALLALRVNGADLSLDHGYPARIIVPANPGVNNTKWVHRLTFRA